The proteins below are encoded in one region of Passer domesticus isolate bPasDom1 chromosome 22, bPasDom1.hap1, whole genome shotgun sequence:
- the LOC135285321 gene encoding uncharacterized protein LOC135285321: MVSTGLWRNRAAHPRSPALRRRLRPRLRRAPAAGRARRTRAGGSPLCHRGGGEAILPKARGNPAKRRGVTGRAEPAGPAPSRPSIEPGALPSAEGTPAAEGRERGGPAAREEPGCASRPCRGSDAGRAGPGSAAGTPPQPCRTRGGRRGAAAAMDGSGAVAAAGPGVPNLTPRHRQLIPTPCGPIKPCSELSFPVKIYFCVTVLSLLSVIGLTIETLLRQAEQDFTISFIQLLGAVFCVYYVSRGILQENRQELVVFVLSVLLLMLRSAVNFSLLPAGQQPQLLARFVLILLVGSFDVVCALILLQSQSMMAFRVGGALESLQAQYFMLNLCFSMLTFDLQAQLSLCILLISLHEVTLLHNIISATGVIWGCLKVTVGITAILKELKPLVWLFLVQNVPEVVYLIYLLYTVIREWGKGNSYTLEAAFITGSCISVTIKSVLFWALVHVYRSFGQGLRERMFSSYGRIDS, from the exons ATGGTGAG CACCGGGCTGTGGCGGAACCGGGCCGCCCATCCCCGGAGCCCCGCGCTGAGGAGGCGGCTCCGGCCGCGCCTCCGCCGGGCCCCGGCGGCTGGCCGGGCACGCCGTACCCGAGCAGGGGGCTCGCCCCTTTGTCACCGCGGCGGCGGGGAGGCCATTTTACCAAAAGCACGAGGAAACCCAGCAAAGCGGCGCGGCGTCACGGGGCGCGCGGAGCCGGCCGGGCCCGCGCCGAGCCGCCCCTCCATCGAGCCGGGCGCGCTGCCCAGCGCCGAGGGGACCCCCGCGGCGGAggggcgggagcgcggcggccccgccgcccgggAGGAGCCCGGCTGCGCTTCCCGCCCGTGCCGGGGAAGTGACGCGGGGCGGGCCGGCCCCGGAAGCGCCGCCGGGACCCCTCCGCAGCCATGTAGGACCCGCGGCGGGAGGCGAGGCGCGGCCGCCGCCATGGACGGCAG CGGCGCCGTggctgcggcggggccgggcgtgCCCAACCTCACCCCGCGGCACCGGCAGCTCATCCCCACGCCCTGCGGCCCC ATAAAGCCATGCTCAGAGCTCTCGTTCCCCGTGAAGATCTACTTCTGTGTcactgtcctgtccctgctgagtGTCATTGGGCTGACCATCGAGACGCTGCTGCgccaggctgagcaggactTCACCATCTCCTTcatccagctgctgggagctg TGTTCTGTGTGTACTACGTGAGCCGGGGCATCCTGCAGGAGAACCGCCAGGAGCTCGTGGTGTTCGTGCTCTccgtgctgctgctgatgctgcGCTCCGCCGTCAACTtcagcctgctccctgcaggccagcagccccagctcctg GCCCGTTTTGTGCTGATCCTGCTGGTGGGCTCCTTCGATGTGGTCTGTGCCCTGATCCTCCTCCAGAGCCAGTCCATGATGGCATTCCGGGTGGGGGGAGCCCTGGAGAGCCTCCAGGCCCAGTACTTCATGCTCaacctctgcttttccatgctCACTTTTGATCTGCAGGCACAG ctgagcctgtgcaTCCTCCTGATCAGCCTGCACGAGGTCACGCTGCTGCACAACATCATCTCAGCCACGGGAGTCATCTGGGGCTGCCTCAAGGTCACCGTGGGCATCACTGCA ATTTTAAAAGAGCTGAAACCTCTGGTGTGGCTTTTCCTGGTTCAGAATGTGCCTGAGGTGGTTTATCTCATCTACCTGCTCTACACG GTGATAAGGGAGTGGGGCAAAGGCAATTCTTACACCCTGGAAGCTGCTTTCATCACTGGCTCCTGCATTTCTGTCACAATAAAATCTGTTCTGTTCTGGGCTCTGGTGCACGTCTACCGCAGCTTCGGGCAGGGGCTCAGGGAGAGAA TGTTTTCCTCCTATGGAAGGATCGACTCCTGA
- the SLC35E2B gene encoding solute carrier family 35 member E2B yields the protein MSAVSSALTPEAPSPPQLEEKPKGKSLFQLGSLFANRSEKFVIARSDSLPEENVLKITITETTVIESDLGIWSSHALIYLTLWFFFSFCTLFLNKYILSLLEGEPSMLGAVQMLSTTFIGCIKMFVPCCLYQHKTRISYPPNFIMIMLFVGLMRFATVVLGLVSLKNVAVSFAETVKSSAPIFTVIMSRMILGEYTGLLVNLSLVPVMGGLALCTATEISFNILGFSAALSTNIMDCLQNVFSKKLLSGDKYRFSAPELQFYTSAAAVVMLIPAWIFFMDVPVIGKSGRSFSYNQDIVVLLLIDGVLFHLQSVTAYALMGKISPVTFSVASTVKHALSIWLSIIVFGNKITSLSAVGTVLVTVGVLLYNKAKQHQQETLHSLATAPPQPPGPTEDTEPLIPKDLEPYD from the exons ATGTCGGCCGTGTCGAGTGCCCTGACCCCCGAGGCCCCGAGCCCTCCCCAGCTGGAGGAGAAGCCAAAAGGAAAATCCCTCTTCCAGCTGGGCTCCCTCTTTGCCAACAGGAGTGAGAAATTTGTGATTGCTCGCAGTGACAGTTTGCCAGAGGAGAATGTCCTGAAAATCACCATCACAGAGACCACGGTCATCGAGTCCGACCTGGGCATCTGGAGCTCCCACGCCCTCATCTACCTCACCTTGTggtttttcttcagcttttgcACTCTCTTCCTTAACAAATACATCCTGTCCTTGCTGGAGGGGGAGCCCAGCATGCTTG GTGCTGTTCAGATGCTTTCCACCACCTTCATTGGCTGCATCAAGATGTTTGTCCCTTGCTGCCTGTACCAGCACAAGACCAGGATCTCCTACCCCCCCAACTTCATCATGATCATGCTCTTTGTTGGGTTAATGAG ATTTGCAACAGTGGTCCTGGGGCTGGTGAGCCTGAAGAACGTGGCAGTTTCATTTGCAGAAACTGTGAAAAGCTCTGCCCCAATTTTCACTGTCATCATGTCCCGCATGATTCTGGGGGAGTACACTG ggctgctggtgaaCCTGTCCCTGGTGCCCGTGATGGGGGGGCTGGCTCTGTGCACAGCCACTGAAATCAGCTTCAACATCCTGGGCTTCTCTGCTGCCCTGTCCACCAACATCATGGACTG tTTGCAAAACGTCTTTTCCAAAAAACTACTCAGTGGAGATAAATACAGATTTTC AGCCCCAGAGCTTCAGTTCTAcacaagtgctgctgctgtggttaTGCTCATTCCAGCCTGGATATTTTTCATG GACGTGCCTGTGATTGGGAAGAGTGGGAGGAGCTTCAGCTACAACCAGGACATTGTGGTTCTCCTCCTGATTGACGGAGTCCTGTTCCACCTGCAGAGTGTCACTGCCTATGCCCTGATGGGCAAGATTTCCCCTGTCACCTTCAG CGTTGCCAGCACTGTCAAGCACGCCCTGTCCATCTGGCTCAGCATCATTGTCTTTGGGAACAAGATCACCAGCCTGTCAGCCGTGGGCACTGTGCTGGTCACCGTGGGGGTCCTGCTCTACAACAAGGCcaagcagcaccagcaggagaccctgcacagcctggccacgGCCCCACCACAGCCCCCGGGGCCCACCGAGGACACCGAGCCCCTGATCCCCAAGGATCTGGAGCCCTATGACTGA